In the genome of Monodelphis domestica isolate mMonDom1 chromosome 2, mMonDom1.pri, whole genome shotgun sequence, one region contains:
- the LOC100032322 gene encoding cell division cycle 5-like protein: MPRIMIKGGLWRNTEDEVLKAAVMKYGKNQWSRIASLLHRKSAKQCKARWYEWLDPSIKKTEWTREEEEKLLHLAKLMPTQWRTLAPIIGRTAAQCLQHYELLLDKAAQRDGEEETEDDPRKLKPGEIDPNPESKPAKPDPIDMDEDELEMLSEARARLANTQGKKAKRKAREKQLEEARRLAALQKRRELRAAGIDLQKRKRKRGIDYNAEIPLEKKPAPGFYNTLEESYPTLDADFSQLRQEDLDGELRSKKESRARKKDQQYWKSKKEADLPSAILQPPGISGFTKKRSKLVLPAPQISEAELQRVVKVVQASEIARHTAEESGIVNSVSSTLLSEYHVTNASIALRTPKVPEAQDGILKEAQNLLALTNIDTPLKGGLNTPLHESDFSGVTPQQQIIQTPNTVLFTPFRTPRGAEGSTLQVGMAPKPLVGPTPQRTSLRDKLNINPEESLADYNDPSYGKQMERESQERLRLGFLGLPTPKNDFEIVLPENVKELEDLEIEETFAEDAADADARRQAIQDAEHAKEIKQMHTAVQKGLPRPSEVNEAILRPLHGGPPLADLEKSEELIKKEKIIMLHYDLLHHPYGEHAGNKKGKPRGFGSNSTQHITYLELNPYENFSKDELDKAQDLLTQEMEVIKQGMCHGELSNEVYNQVWEECYSQILYLPRQRRYTRANLASKKDRIESLEKRLEINRGLMTTEAKRAAKMEKKMKILLGGYQSRGMGLRKDLNALWDQIEHAYLELRTLELLKKQEDSAILRRLECLKEDVQRQQEREKVLQQRYAHLLLEKDFEAQMLQTSLFS, from the coding sequence ATGCCTCGGATCATGATCAAAGGAGGGCTGTGGAGGAACACAGAGGATGAAGTTCTCAAAGCGGCGGTCATGAAATATGGGAAGAACCAATGGTCTCGGATTGCTTCTCTCTTGCACAGGAAATCAGCAAAGCAGTGCAAGGCCAGATGGTACGAATGGCTGGATCCAAGcattaaaaaaactgaatggaccagggaggaagaagagaagcttTTGCACCTGGCCAAATTGATGCCAACCCAGTGGAGAACCCTGGCCCCCATCATTGGCCGGACAGCTGCTCAGTGCTTGCAACACTATGAACTTCTCCTGGATAAAGCTGCCCAAAGAGACGGTGAAGAAGAGACAGAGGATGATCCACGGAAACTGAAACCTGGAGAGATTGATCCAAATCCAGAAAGCAAACCAGCCAAGCCTGATCCCATTGACATGGACGAGGATGAACTTGAAATGCTCTCCGAAGCAAGAGCCCGGCTGGCAAACACACAGGGAAAGAAGGCCAAGAGGAAAGCAagagagaaacagctggaagaaGCCAGGCGTCTTGCTGCCCTCCAGAAGAGGAGAGAACTTCGAGCAGCTGGCATAGACcttcagaagaggaaaaggaagcgAGGAATAGACTATAATGCAGAAATTCCATTGGAAAAAAAGCCCGCGCCGGGTTTTTACAACACTTTGGAAGAAAGTTATCCCACACTGGATGCTGACTTTAGCCAGCTAAGACAAGAAGATCTGGATGGGGAGTTAAGATCCAAAAAGGAAAGCAGAGCTAGGAAGAAAGACCAACAGTACTGGAAAAGTAAAAAGGAGGCAGATTTACCATCAGCTATTCTTCAACCCCCAGGGATATCCGGATTTACCAAAAAGAGAAGCAAGTTAGTCCTTCCTGCACCTCAGATTTCAGAGGCAGAACTTCAGAGAGTGGTGAAAGTTGTCCAGGCAAGTGAAATTGCCCGCCATACAGCAGAGGAATCGGGCATAGTGAATTCTGTTTCCAGCACCCTTTTGTCTGAGTACCATGTCACCAATGCAAGCATCGCCCTGAGGACACCCAAAGTTCCAGAAGCCCAAGatggaatcttgaaggaagcacAGAACTTACTGGCTCTCACCAACATTGACACCCCATTGAAAGGGGGTCTTAATACACCATTGCATGAGAGTGACTTCTCTGGTGTGACTCCACAACAACAGATCATCCAGACACCAAACACAGTCCTGTTCACCCCATTCAGGACTCCTCGAGGAGCTGAAGGGTCCACTCTTCAAGTGGGGATGGCTCCTAAGCCCCTTGTTGGCCCTACTCCACAGAGAACATCTCTACGGGACAAACTAAACATAAATCCTGAAGAGAGCTTGGCAGATTACAATGATCCCTCTTATGGGAAGCAGATGGAGAGAGAATCTCAGGAGCGTCTCCGTTTAGGGTTCTTGGGCCTTCCAACTCCCAAGAATGACTTTGAGATTGTTTTACCAGAAAACGTTAAGGAACTAGAAGACCTTGAGATTGAGGAAACCTTTGCAGAAGATGCTGCTGATGCAGATGCTCGAAGGCAGGCTATCCAAGATGCAGAAcatgcaaaagaaataaaacagatgCACACAGCTGTTCAGAAGGGTCTGCCAAGACCTTCAGAAGTAAATGAAGCAATCCTAAGACCCTTACATGGAGGACCACCACTAGCAGACCTAGAGAAAAGTGAAGAACTCATTAAAAAGGAGAAGATCATAATGCTTCATTATGATCTTCTCCATCATCCTTATGGAGAACATGCtggaaataaaaaggggaaaCCTCGAGGATTTGGAAGTAATAGTACCCAGCACATAACTTACCTAGAACTCAACCCCTATGAAAATTTCTCCAAAGATGAACTGGACAAGGCTCAAGACCTTTTGACACAAGAGATGGAAGTCATAAAGCAAGGAATGTGCCATGGTGAGCTGTCAAATGAAGTTTATAACCAAGTGTGGGAAGAATGTTACAGTCAAATTTTATATCTACCCAGGCAGCGCAGATACACACGAGCCAACTTGGCTAGCAAGAAGGACAGGATTGAATCACTTGAAAAGAGGCTTGAAATAAACAGGGGTCTCATGACCACAGAAGCTAAGAGAGctgcaaaaatggaaaagaagatgaaaattttGCTTGGGGGCTACCAGTCTCGGGGGATGGGACTAAGGAAAGACTTGAATGCTTTATGGGACCAGATAGAGCATGCCTACTTGGAGCTTCGTACTTTGGAGCTGCTAAAGAAACAAGAGGATTCTGCTATTCTAAGGAGGCTGGAGTGTCTAAAAGAAGATGTCCAGAGacagcaagaaagagaaaaggtacTTCAGCAAAGATATGCACATTTGCTACTGGAGAAAGACT